From the Chloroflexota bacterium genome, the window GGGCCTGGAGCGACCGCCGGGTCGCGCCGTGGTGGTCCGGCTTCTTCGGCTGGCCGTAGGTCCCCACCCACCAGTGAAATTCGTCCGTATCGAAGTGGTCGTACCCGCTGTAGACGATGGTCGCGGCCACGTCGCCGGCCAGCTCGAGGTACGCCACAAAGGCGCCCTCGGAGCGCCTATCAGGGTCCCAGATGCCCGTCATGGCCTGAACTCGGGTTGCGACCCCGCCAGCCAGCACCCGGACGACATCGATCTGATGCGGCCCCTGGTTGAAGATGACGCCGCCGCCCAGCCGCGTGTCCAGCTCCTCGGGCGTGCGCGGACGGTAGAGGAAGTCGCCGAAATGCCAGGTGTTCACCATCCGCAGTGGACCGATGTCGCCCGCGCGGATGATCTCCCGCATGCGCAGGACGGGCGGATCGAACCCATGCGATCCCCGCCCGACCAGGAGGTGAACGCCGCGGTTTTCGGCCGCCTGGATCATGGCATCGCAGTCCTCGAGCGTGAGGGCCATCGGCTTTTCGAGCAGAACGTGCTTACCGTGCTCGATCGCGGCGATGGTATGGAGTGCGTGGAACTGATGCGGTGTCGCAACGTAGATGGCGTCGACGCCGGGGCTCGCGCACAAGTCCTCCACGCGCTCGTATGTTTCCCCGTCGAACTCCGCGGCGAAGCGTTCGCGCGCCTCGCGCCGAAGATCGGCCGCAGCCGTGAGCCGCACGTGGGGGTGCGCGACGATGTCCGGCAGCATGGACGCGGCAGCCTGCCCGAGGCCGGCGATGCCGAGGCGTAAGGTGGGCTGAATCATGGCCGTGTGCAACCTCCGGCGAGCACCGTTTGGATCTCTTGGATGACTCGCTCCGGCTCGATAGTTGTCATGCACTGGTGCACGGGAAGCAAGCAGTGAGTGTTACGAAAGCGATTCTCCTCGCACAACCCGCATGGCAGTGTCGGCTCGACGATGTGGACGTTCTTGCCACGTGGCGCCCAGAGTCGTTGTGGGCTCGCCCCGAATAGGGCGACGCAGCGCGCACCGGCCGCGCTGCCGAGGTGCATGAGGCCGTTGTCCACGGTGAGGAAGATGGCGGCGCGCGCCAGCGCGCCTGCGACCTGCGGGAGCGAGAGCGCGCCGCGAAGGTCACGGACGCCCGCACGGATCAGCGCGTCGTCCGTGTCCGCTACATGGTAGGTATCGTTGCCGGGCGGCGCGCCGAGAAGTCCGACAGCGCGTCCCGACTCCCTCAGCCACCGCGCCACGGCGAGCCAATGGGTTGCCGGCCACAGCTTTGCCACGCGATTGGCGCCCGTGGATAGAAGGACCTCTGGCGTGTCCACGGGTGCCTCGACTATTGGCGCTTCCGTCTTCGTGAAGTCCGTCTCTACACGAGCGAGGCGGCAGAAGATCTCCCCGATGAATTGGCTCGTCAGCTCGGGGAAATCCTGGAGCAACGTGGAACGATTCCACGCCATGTCCGTCCAGAGCCGGTCGACGTGGCGCCCGGCGTGAACGACTCTCGCTTCGCTCGACGAATCCGCCGCGACGCGCCCGGCAACAAAGCGCGCGTCAATGAGCGAGCACGCCTCTGCCGCGCGCGTGTCCAACTCGAGATTGATGGCCAGATCGTAGCCGCCGGCCTCATCGCGACGCGCGCTCAAAAACCGCCGGAGCGCGGAAAGATCGGACTCACGGCCATACAGGGAGTACCGGGCATCGATCAGGTCGCTCGCGGCTTCCAGCTCTCGCGTGCGCTCACCGCCGAGGTAGTCCAGGACCAGCCGGGGGAACCGTTCGCGGAACCCCCGCATGAGGGGAGTGGCGACGAGAAAGTCGCCGATCTGATCGCGGAAGATCACGGCGACGTGCGGCCGGTCTCCCAGGTGCTGGCCATCGTACGGGCGCGGCAGGACGGTCATGGAGCCATTGTAGAACGCGGAGCGACCGGTCCGGCCAAGGCGGCGAACCCGAGTTGGCTTGCTTGTTCCAGAGCATGTCGCCTGCTACCATGCCATCGCGGCGCGGACGACGGCTGCCACCCTCGTATTGCCCTCAGCGACATTCGGCCCCCGCGTTGCCGTCGCGTCCACGGAGCATATCGTATGAGGAGTCAGGAATGAGCGACGCGATCATCGAGAAGTTTCGGGGGATGTCCACTGCGAACATCTCCGATGCCCTCGACCGTCTTCGCATGCCCGGTAGCGCCTTCGGCATCAGCCCCCTACAAAATGGGCAGCGCATGATTGGCCGCGCATACACGATTCAGTACGTGCCGGCCGGCTCGCCCCCGGGGACGGTCGGCGACTACATCGACGACGTGGAGCCCGGGCAGGTGGTCGTCCTCGACAACAGCGGCCGACGTGACTGCACGGTTTGGGGCGACATCCTGACAGCCGTGGCCCACGCGCGCGGCGTGGCTGGGACGGTGATCCACGGAGTGTGCCGCGACGTGTATCGCGCGCTCGACGTCCGCTATCCCATCTACAGCTGCGGGCGATTCATGCGCACCGGGAAAGACCGCGTCGAGGTGTCGGGCATGAATGTGCCGGTCACCTTGGGCGACGTGCGCGTGCGGCCCGGAGACGTCGTGATCGGGGACGACGATGGCGTGCTGGTCGTGCAGCAGGAGCACGCGGAAAAAGTGCTCGAAGTCGCCTTGGAGATCGCCGAGCTGGAGGACCACATCGTCGAAGAGGCACTGTCGGGGACGTCGCTGCGCGAGGCGCGCGTGAAATACGGATACCACCAGCTTCAACGGAGTGGACGTTAGCGCTCCTCCGTCGCTAAGGAGTTGTCAGCATGGCATCGCACACAGAACTCCTCGCCCGCCTCGAGCGGGTTGACACGTGCGCCGTGTCGGACGCGCTGGACCACCTCGGGCTCCGAGGCGCCGTGATCGGCATTCGCCCCGTGTGGGCCTGTCCCAAAATCGTCGGCAGAGCGGTGACCGTCAAGATCGTGCCGGCCGGTTTGACCCGCCCGGAACATCACCTCGCCACGCCTGCCGTGGAGGCGGCCGAGCCGGGCGATGTGATCGTCGTCGACAACGCTGGCCGGACGGACGTATCGAGCTGGGGCGACATCCTTTCCAACGCCGCGCAGGTGAAGGGCGTCCGTGGTGTGATCATCGATGGCGCCTGCCGCGACGTTGATGGCAGTCGAGAGATTGGATTTCCGGTCTACGCGCGGGCCGGTGTACCAGTGACAGCGCGGGGGCGAATCATTCAGGAGGCGTTCAACACGCTGGTCCAGTGCGGCGGCGTCCAGGTCCGCCCGGGCGACCTCGTTATCGCGGACGGGAGCGGCGTGGTCTTCATCCCAGCCGAGCGCGCGGAAGAAGTGATCGAGGCGGCAGAGCGCATCGTCGAGCGCGAGGCCGCGATGGTTCAGGCCGTGCGCGACGGCCGCTCCGTCGTCGAGGTCATGGCGGAGTCTGCCTTCCAAGCTATTCACCAGTGAGAGCGAGTCCCTCGGCTTCTCTTCGCGCCCCACGGCTCCTCATTCCCTTCTACTATGGCTGGCTCGTCGCGGCGCTCGCATTCAGCGCGGCCTTCGTATCCGCGGGTATCCGCGCTGCGCCGTCCGTGTTCATCCACCCGTTCGAGGCCGAATTTGGGTGGAACCGCGCGGCCATCGCGGGCGCGATCTCCGTGAACCTGCTGCTCTACGGTCTCGGTGCACCGGTCTCTGGGCGCCTCATCGATCGCTTTGGTCCTCGGAAGGTGGTAACGGCGAACCTTCTGGTGCTGGGCGCGGCCGTCGCAGCCACCATCGGCATGAATGCGCTCTGGCAGCTCACGGTACTGTGGGGGCTGGTCATCGGACTGGCGGCGGGCGGGAGCTCGGTCCTGGCCGCGACGGTTGCGAGCCGGTGGTTCGTGCGCCGACGTGGACTCGTGATCGGATTGCTCGGCACGGCGACGTCGACGGGCCAGGTCGTCTTCGTCCCGCTCCTCATGATGCTGGTCGTGGGCGTTGGCTGGCGCGGCGCGAGCATCACGCTAGCGCTTGCGGCGGCTCTGACGCTCGTTCCCGTGGCCCTCTTCATGCGGGACGAGCCGGCCGAAGTTGGCGTCCAGGCGTATGGCGCAGCGAATTCCACATCGTCAGGCGCTGGTCGTGAGCAGCAGGCAGCGGCGCCGGCTGTTCCGCTGTCGAAAGCGATCCAATCGGTCGATTTCTGGCTTCTCACCGGGAGCTTCTTCGTGTGCGGGGCGACGTCGAACGGACTCGTCGGAACGCACCTCATTCCGCACGCTATCGACCACGGGATTCCAGAAGTCACCGCGGCAGCGGCCGTGGGGCTCATGGGAGGGCTCAACTTCGTGGGCACCCTGGGCTCGGGCTGGCTCACCGACCGTGTGGATCCGCGGCGGCTTCTGGCCGCCTACTACGGATTTCGCGGTATCGCGCTCATGGTTCTCCCGTTTGTCACCTGGTTTCCCGGGCTCTTTATCTTTGCGATCCTGTTCGGGCTCGACTGGTACACGACAGTTCCGGCGACGACGATGCTGTCGTCGCAGTTGTTTGGCAAGCGGTCCATCGGAACCATCTATGGATGGATCTTCTTCTCCCATCAGGTTGGCGCCGCGACATCCGCACTTGCCGCGGGGGCCGTGCGCGTGTGGCTCGGCGATTACCAGGTCGCATTCTTCGCCGGCGCGCTCGTCTGCGTCGTCGGCGCAAGTCTCGCCCTCCTCATTCGCGATCAGCGGGCGGTTCCCCAAGGGTTCGCGGCGAGCGGAGCGGCCGCGTAAGCGTGTCGTCTCTGTAATGGCGTTGTTCGTTACATAATCATTACCGACTGTTAAGATTTCAGCGCCGATAGGCAGTCGGGGCAGAGGATGCCCGCGGAATTTGGCGCGGAGTGATGAAGACGGGGCTCATTGAGCGTTTTGCGCCGCGCCGCCAGCGAGCCCTTCGCGCGCGGAAACCGGGGCAGGGGATGATGGAGTACGCCCTCGTCCTCGCCGGCGTCGCCACTATCGTCATCATGGCCATCGACCGGTTCGATGCAGCCATCGGCGCGCTCCTGAGCCGAATCGCGGCGAGCCTCTCGTAGGGGCTTAGCGGACTCCCGAGCCGGTACGTTCGACGCGCACTG encodes:
- a CDS encoding Gfo/Idh/MocA family oxidoreductase; translation: MIQPTLRLGIAGLGQAAASMLPDIVAHPHVRLTAAADLRREARERFAAEFDGETYERVEDLCASPGVDAIYVATPHQFHALHTIAAIEHGKHVLLEKPMALTLEDCDAMIQAAENRGVHLLVGRGSHGFDPPVLRMREIIRAGDIGPLRMVNTWHFGDFLYRPRTPEELDTRLGGGVIFNQGPHQIDVVRVLAGGVATRVQAMTGIWDPDRRSEGAFVAYLELAGDVAATIVYSGYDHFDTDEFHWWVGTYGQPKKPDHHGATRRSLQALLASGEDEAALKASFGYGGTRRREGSDGGPPSAHQIHWGITLVSCERGDMRQSLDGILVYGDDGKREVPVPKSANIRGGVIEEFYDAIDRDEPPLRDGRWEKGTLEICLAILESARTREPITLRHQVPLRE
- a CDS encoding glycosyltransferase family 9 protein, with the translated sequence MTVLPRPYDGQHLGDRPHVAVIFRDQIGDFLVATPLMRGFRERFPRLVLDYLGGERTRELEAASDLIDARYSLYGRESDLSALRRFLSARRDEAGGYDLAINLELDTRAAEACSLIDARFVAGRVAADSSSEARVVHAGRHVDRLWTDMAWNRSTLLQDFPELTSQFIGEIFCRLARVETDFTKTEAPIVEAPVDTPEVLLSTGANRVAKLWPATHWLAVARWLRESGRAVGLLGAPPGNDTYHVADTDDALIRAGVRDLRGALSLPQVAGALARAAIFLTVDNGLMHLGSAAGARCVALFGASPQRLWAPRGKNVHIVEPTLPCGLCEENRFRNTHCLLPVHQCMTTIEPERVIQEIQTVLAGGCTRP
- a CDS encoding RraA family protein — its product is MSDAIIEKFRGMSTANISDALDRLRMPGSAFGISPLQNGQRMIGRAYTIQYVPAGSPPGTVGDYIDDVEPGQVVVLDNSGRRDCTVWGDILTAVAHARGVAGTVIHGVCRDVYRALDVRYPIYSCGRFMRTGKDRVEVSGMNVPVTLGDVRVRPGDVVIGDDDGVLVVQQEHAEKVLEVALEIAELEDHIVEEALSGTSLREARVKYGYHQLQRSGR
- a CDS encoding RraA family protein, yielding MASHTELLARLERVDTCAVSDALDHLGLRGAVIGIRPVWACPKIVGRAVTVKIVPAGLTRPEHHLATPAVEAAEPGDVIVVDNAGRTDVSSWGDILSNAAQVKGVRGVIIDGACRDVDGSREIGFPVYARAGVPVTARGRIIQEAFNTLVQCGGVQVRPGDLVIADGSGVVFIPAERAEEVIEAAERIVEREAAMVQAVRDGRSVVEVMAESAFQAIHQ
- a CDS encoding MFS transporter; the encoded protein is MRASPSASLRAPRLLIPFYYGWLVAALAFSAAFVSAGIRAAPSVFIHPFEAEFGWNRAAIAGAISVNLLLYGLGAPVSGRLIDRFGPRKVVTANLLVLGAAVAATIGMNALWQLTVLWGLVIGLAAGGSSVLAATVASRWFVRRRGLVIGLLGTATSTGQVVFVPLLMMLVVGVGWRGASITLALAAALTLVPVALFMRDEPAEVGVQAYGAANSTSSGAGREQQAAAPAVPLSKAIQSVDFWLLTGSFFVCGATSNGLVGTHLIPHAIDHGIPEVTAAAAVGLMGGLNFVGTLGSGWLTDRVDPRRLLAAYYGFRGIALMVLPFVTWFPGLFIFAILFGLDWYTTVPATTMLSSQLFGKRSIGTIYGWIFFSHQVGAATSALAAGAVRVWLGDYQVAFFAGALVCVVGASLALLIRDQRAVPQGFAASGAAA
- a CDS encoding pilus assembly protein is translated as MKTGLIERFAPRRQRALRARKPGQGMMEYALVLAGVATIVIMAIDRFDAAIGALLSRIAASLS